In Triticum urartu cultivar G1812 unplaced genomic scaffold, Tu2.1 TuUngrouped_contig_4533, whole genome shotgun sequence, the following proteins share a genomic window:
- the LOC125527964 gene encoding UNC93-like protein 1 — MAVSTELPEAGSPQGTEATAPPPPGLRYNSPLVQVSLIGLVCFCCPGMFNALSGLGGGGQFDHTTADNANTALYACFAVFGVLGGAAHNLLGPRLTLLLGSLTYPLYAASFLYYNHHKSQTFPITAGALLGAGAGLLWAAQGAIMTSYPPPNRRGSYISLFWCLFNLGGVLGGLLPFSFNYSRTDAGSVNDATYGAFIGFMLLGAALTFLVLPPAKIVRDDGTRATRVTYSSVSTEGWEILKLFTNWKMLLILPAAWASNFFYTYQFNNVNGLLFTLRTKGLNNVFYWGAQMIGSAGIGYFLDFGFASRRKRGLMGVAAVALLGTAIWAGGLANQLRYLDGEFPDKIDFKEGRRYAGPFLLYFSYGLMDAIFQSLIYWIIGALANDSQILSRYVGFYKGVQSAGAAVAWQVDTHKTSLLSQLIVNWGLCTVSYPLLAVLVLLAVKDEDYSVSNVDDGGKEKETKMAAPSSFH; from the exons ATGGCCGTGTCGACGGAGCTGCCGGAGGCCGGGTCCCCGCAGGGGACGGAGGCGACGGCGCCGCCTCCTCCCGGCCTGCGGTACAACTCGCCGCTGGTCCAGGTGTCGCTGATCGGGCTGGTGTGCTTCTGCTGCCCGGGCATGTTCAACGCGCTGTCCGGGCTGGGCGGAGGCGGGCAGTTCGACCACACCACGGCCGACAACGCCAACACGGCGCTCTACGCTTGCTTCGCCGTCTTCGGCGTCCTCGGCGGCGCCGCCCACAACCTGCTCGGCCCGCGCCTCACGCTGCTCCTGGGCTCCCTCACCTACCCGCTCTACGCCGCCTCCTTCCTCTACTACAACCACCACAAGTCCCAGACGTTCCCCATCACGGCGGGCGCCCTGCTCGGCGCCGGCGCGGGCCTGCTCTGGGCGGCGCAGGGCGCCATCATGACATCGTACCCGCCGCCCAACCGCCGGGGCAGCTACATCTCGCTCTTCTGGTGCCTCTTCAACCTGGGCGGCGTCCTGGGGGGGCTCCTCCCCTTCTCCTTCAACTACAGCCGCACCGACGCCGGCAGCGTGAACGACGCCACCTACGGGGCCTTCATCGGCTTCATGCTCCTGGGCGCGGCGCTCACCTTCCTCGTCCTCCCGCCCGCCAAGATCGTCCGCGACGACGGCACGCGCGCCACCAGGGTCACCTACTCCTCCGTGTCCACCGAGGGGTGGGAGATCCTCAAGCTCTTCACCAACTGGAAGATGCTGCTCATCCTGCCGGCCGCATGGGCCAGCAACTTCTTCTACACCTACCAGTTCAACAACGTCAATGGCCTCCTCTTCACGCTCCGGACCAAGGGCCTCAACAACGTTTTCTACTGGGGCGCGCAGATGATCGGCTCCGCCGGCATCGGATACTTCCTCGACTTCGGCTTCGCCAGCCGCAGGAAGCGGGGCCTCATGGgcgtcgccgccgtcgccctgCTCGGCACCGCCATCTGGGCCGGCGGCCTCGCAAACCAGCTCAGGTACCTCGACGGCGAGTTCCCCGACAAGATCGACTTCAAGGAGGGCCGCCGCTACGCCGGCCCGTTCCTGCTCTACTTCAGCTACGGCCTCATGGACGCCATCTTCCAGAGCCTCATCTACTGGATCATCGGCGCACTCGCCAACGACTCCCAGATCCTCAGCAG ATACGTTGGGTTCTACAAGGGGGTTCAGAGCGCAGGAGCAGCCGTGGCATGGCAGGTCGACACCCACAAGACGTCTCTGCTGTCGCAGCTGATCGTCAACTGGGGGCTGTGCACCGTCAGCTACCCGCTGCTCGCCGTCCTGGTGCTCCTGGCCGTGAAGGACGAGGACTACTCGGTGTCCAACGTCGACGACGGCGGCAAGGAGAAAGAGACCAAGATGGCCGCGCCGTCAAGCTTCCACTGA